From a single Pseudomonas cremoricolorata genomic region:
- a CDS encoding cation:dicarboxylate symporter family transporter — protein sequence MSSTTKKPLYKDLTFQVLAAMLLGIAFGFIAPEVAASFKILGDIFLKLIKTAVAPLVFFTVVHGIASAGDIKRVGKVGWRALVYFEVLSTAALALGLLWGNLIGIGSGMHGAHASSAASAAASAAVAKGHAPTSTMDFIYNIFPDNFVGAFAGGQLLQVLVIAVLFGFALLALKHERRQVIEDGLNRVSECFFEFINLIMKFAPLGAFGSVAYAVGSNGSAVLMSLANLVLMFYVAIAFFLFVILGTVCRLSGFSFWRFLKYIKDEIFIVLGTASSESALPRLLQKLERLGCSKQSVGLVLPTGYAFNLDGTSIYMSMCVLFIANAYGVPLGWEQQLGILAIMLVTSKGAAAVSGGSFVVFAATVTAIGVLPIEGLALLFGVYRFMSMAMAACNTIGNSVATVVVAKWSGEFTEQTAREEYARVLGRPAGAAL from the coding sequence ATGTCGTCCACTACGAAAAAACCGCTGTACAAGGACCTGACCTTTCAGGTGCTCGCGGCGATGCTGCTTGGCATCGCCTTTGGTTTCATCGCCCCCGAGGTCGCTGCCAGCTTCAAGATTCTCGGGGATATCTTCCTCAAACTGATCAAGACCGCCGTGGCCCCGCTGGTGTTCTTCACCGTGGTCCATGGCATCGCCTCGGCCGGTGACATCAAGCGCGTCGGCAAGGTCGGCTGGCGTGCGCTGGTGTATTTCGAGGTGCTGTCCACCGCGGCGCTGGCGTTGGGCCTGCTGTGGGGCAACCTGATCGGCATCGGCTCGGGCATGCACGGCGCCCATGCCAGCAGCGCCGCGTCGGCGGCGGCCAGTGCCGCGGTCGCCAAAGGCCATGCACCGACCTCGACCATGGACTTCATCTACAACATCTTTCCCGATAACTTCGTCGGCGCCTTCGCCGGCGGGCAGTTGTTGCAGGTGCTGGTGATCGCCGTGCTGTTCGGTTTTGCCTTGCTGGCACTCAAGCATGAACGCCGCCAGGTGATCGAAGATGGCCTGAACCGGGTGTCGGAATGCTTCTTCGAGTTCATCAACCTGATCATGAAGTTCGCCCCGCTGGGCGCCTTCGGTTCGGTGGCCTACGCCGTTGGCAGCAATGGCTCGGCCGTGCTGATGTCGCTGGCCAACCTGGTGCTGATGTTCTACGTGGCGATCGCCTTCTTCCTGTTCGTGATCCTCGGCACCGTGTGCCGGTTGTCGGGCTTCAGCTTCTGGCGCTTCCTCAAGTACATCAAGGACGAAATCTTCATCGTGCTGGGCACCGCGTCTTCGGAAAGCGCACTGCCGCGTCTGTTGCAGAAACTCGAACGCTTGGGCTGCTCGAAGCAGAGTGTCGGTCTGGTCTTGCCGACGGGGTATGCCTTCAACCTCGACGGCACCTCGATCTACATGTCGATGTGCGTGCTGTTCATCGCCAACGCCTATGGCGTGCCGCTGGGCTGGGAACAGCAACTGGGCATTCTGGCGATCATGCTGGTGACCTCCAAGGGTGCGGCCGCGGTATCAGGCGGCAGCTTCGTGGTGTTCGCCGCCACGGTCACCGCCATTGGCGTGCTGCCCATCGAAGGGTTGGCCTTGCTGTTCGGGGTGTACCGCTTCATGTCGATGGCCATGGCTGCGTGCAACACCATCGGCAACAGCGTGGCCACAGTGGTGGTGGCCAAGTGGTCGGGGGAGTTCACCGAGCAGACCGCGCGTGAAGAATACGCCCGGGTGCTGGGGCGGCCGGCTGGAGCGGCGCTGTGA
- a CDS encoding LysR family transcriptional regulator, which produces MDIRALRYFVTVVDQQSFTKAANALHLTQPTVSKMVQVLEHSFGVPLLAREGKRFSVTEAGDIVYQRAKQMIAVHARMKQEVDALQRVERGVLRMGLSPSTHSILAPVFAAYHAAYPNIELKLFEIGSNDTLGHLRDGVLEMGTVLDFPGAGDLWSEFESLPLFKSPMCLLAPRQSPWQGRASVALEELADSEFILYGDAFALNDMVTAACSEAGFTPKVSGRSGQWDFMASLVGLGVGVALLPKVFCDTLAPEDFTIAQVGSPALSWNVSLAWRRDGHLSFAAKAWLELARRSLQPR; this is translated from the coding sequence ATGGATATCCGCGCGCTGCGCTACTTCGTCACCGTGGTCGATCAGCAGAGCTTCACCAAGGCAGCGAACGCCCTGCACCTCACCCAGCCCACCGTGAGCAAGATGGTGCAGGTGCTGGAGCACAGTTTCGGGGTGCCGTTGCTGGCGCGCGAAGGCAAACGCTTCAGCGTCACCGAGGCCGGCGACATCGTCTATCAGCGCGCGAAGCAGATGATCGCGGTGCACGCGCGCATGAAGCAGGAGGTCGATGCGCTGCAGCGGGTCGAGCGCGGCGTGCTGCGCATGGGCTTGTCGCCTTCCACCCATTCGATTCTGGCGCCGGTGTTCGCGGCCTATCACGCGGCCTACCCCAACATCGAGCTCAAGCTGTTCGAGATCGGCAGCAACGATACCCTCGGCCACCTGCGCGACGGCGTGCTGGAAATGGGTACTGTGTTGGACTTTCCAGGTGCCGGGGATTTGTGGTCGGAGTTCGAGTCGCTGCCGTTGTTCAAGTCGCCGATGTGTCTGCTGGCGCCGCGCCAGTCGCCCTGGCAAGGTCGAGCCAGCGTGGCACTCGAGGAATTGGCTGACAGTGAGTTCATCCTTTACGGCGACGCTTTCGCGCTCAATGACATGGTGACCGCAGCGTGCAGCGAAGCAGGCTTCACCCCGAAAGTCAGTGGGCGCAGCGGGCAATGGGATTTCATGGCCTCACTGGTGGGCCTGGGCGTGGGAGTGGCGCTGTTGCCGAAGGTGTTTTGCGACACGCTGGCGCCCGAGGATTTCACCATTGCTCAGGTCGGCTCGCCGGCGCTGAGCTGGAATGTCTCGCTGGCCTGGCGGCGCGACGGGCATCTGTCGTTCGCGGCCAAAGCCTGGCTGGAGCTGGCCAGGCGCTCGCTGCAACCGCGTTGA
- a CDS encoding GntR family transcriptional regulator, which yields MNQARYASVAKDLMEGIATGRYPVGSLLPTEFELCDLYDVSRHTVRAAINQLSVQGLVSRRKRVGTRVEASSPRGGYSQSLASVADLAHLAETQQREIQTVRHFVADLSEAARLGLVPGEHYFCVSSIRVDRVHNAAPLCWTDVYAQRDYSDVIELAHAHPDQLIAGLIEAHFGRAIAVVDQQVRAVLLSAELAQALAAEAGSPGLRIIRQYRDEIGELMAVSETVHPADRFTLTTQMRRDRSAS from the coding sequence ATGAACCAGGCGCGATACGCCAGCGTGGCGAAAGACTTGATGGAAGGCATCGCCACAGGCCGTTACCCGGTGGGCAGCCTGCTTCCGACCGAATTCGAGCTGTGCGACCTCTACGATGTCAGCCGCCACACCGTGCGTGCGGCCATCAATCAGCTATCGGTGCAGGGGCTGGTATCGCGGCGCAAGCGTGTCGGCACACGGGTCGAGGCCAGCAGCCCGCGTGGCGGCTATTCGCAATCGCTGGCAAGCGTTGCCGACCTCGCCCATCTGGCCGAAACCCAGCAGCGGGAAATCCAGACCGTGCGCCACTTCGTCGCTGATCTGAGCGAAGCGGCGCGGCTGGGCCTGGTGCCGGGTGAGCACTACTTCTGCGTGTCGAGCATTCGTGTCGACCGGGTGCATAACGCAGCGCCGCTGTGCTGGACCGACGTCTATGCCCAACGCGATTACAGCGACGTCATCGAACTGGCCCACGCCCATCCCGACCAACTGATCGCCGGGCTGATCGAAGCGCATTTCGGTCGAGCGATCGCCGTGGTCGATCAACAGGTGCGGGCGGTGCTGCTGAGCGCAGAGCTGGCCCAGGCGCTGGCGGCCGAGGCCGGTTCACCGGGCCTGCGCATCATTCGTCAGTACCGCGATGAAATCGGCGAGCTGATGGCCGTCTCGGAAACCGTGCACCCGGCCGATCGCTTCACCCTCACCACGCAAATGCGTCGAGACCGCAGCGCCAGTTGA
- a CDS encoding CidA/LrgA family protein translates to MSSYPLVNPPRPVALWAKALGQVLLLGGLWWIAQRLATLLALPLSGGIVGLGLLVALLLSGVVKPAWVEAGAELILGNMLLYFIPLVVSVVQYTDLLEHEGLKLLVAIGVGFLSVMLVTACVVELICQQIRKRRYGKLTDVRRDRLTLSSQVS, encoded by the coding sequence ATGTCGTCTTATCCGCTGGTCAATCCTCCACGTCCTGTCGCCTTGTGGGCTAAAGCGCTGGGGCAGGTGCTGCTGCTGGGCGGCCTGTGGTGGATCGCCCAGCGCCTTGCAACCCTGCTGGCGCTGCCACTGTCCGGCGGCATCGTCGGCCTTGGCCTGCTGGTAGCGCTGTTGCTGAGCGGCGTGGTCAAGCCGGCGTGGGTCGAGGCGGGGGCCGAGCTGATCCTGGGCAACATGCTGCTGTACTTCATTCCGCTGGTGGTGTCGGTGGTGCAGTACACCGACCTGCTCGAACATGAAGGCCTGAAACTGTTGGTGGCGATTGGTGTGGGCTTTCTCAGCGTGATGCTGGTCACGGCCTGTGTGGTCGAGCTGATCTGTCAGCAGATTCGCAAGCGGCGGTACGGCAAGCTGACCGATGTGCGCAGAGATCGCCTTACCCTTAGCAGCCAGGTGTCGTGA
- a CDS encoding GNAT family N-acetyltransferase, producing MECHVRLATSRDAVAISRVVIAALRESNSQDYPSDVIAQVEQSFSPEAITTQVTQRKVFVALSGENIIGTAGLDADVVRSVFVDPAHQKSGIGRHLMDAIHATAASAGFGAVRVPSSITAERFYTALGYQKIRDEFHGAERTIVMEKRL from the coding sequence ATGGAATGCCACGTTCGTCTCGCTACGAGCAGAGATGCAGTAGCGATAAGCCGCGTAGTGATTGCCGCCCTGCGCGAGTCGAACTCACAGGACTATCCGTCTGATGTGATCGCTCAGGTTGAGCAAAGCTTTTCCCCTGAAGCCATCACCACACAAGTTACGCAGCGTAAGGTCTTCGTAGCCTTGTCGGGCGAAAACATTATTGGCACTGCCGGTCTCGACGCTGATGTGGTCAGAAGTGTTTTCGTTGACCCGGCTCACCAAAAAAGTGGTATTGGGCGGCATTTGATGGATGCCATTCATGCGACTGCCGCCAGCGCAGGATTTGGCGCTGTACGGGTGCCATCGTCGATTACAGCAGAACGTTTTTATACCGCATTGGGTTATCAAAAAATTCGCGACGAGTTTCATGGTGCGGAGCGCACCATCGTCATGGAGAAGCGGCTATAG
- a CDS encoding GrpB family protein, translating into MALTSKITPYNPNWPDRFLAHKPLIASAFGDELIAIHHVGSTSVKGLAAKPEIDVLIEVRNHSNTSARDEILVGLGYVRGSDLSEGHHFYRRNVDGIRTHKLHACTRGHFTITQMLGFRDLLRRDASIRQQYEALKLQLEASNTGGMGEYLEKKSPFVIAALRRAGISTPE; encoded by the coding sequence ATGGCACTCACCAGCAAGATCACCCCCTACAACCCCAACTGGCCCGATCGCTTTCTGGCCCATAAGCCACTCATAGCTTCGGCGTTTGGCGATGAACTGATCGCTATACACCATGTTGGGAGCACCTCGGTCAAAGGGCTCGCGGCGAAGCCCGAGATCGATGTGCTCATCGAAGTTCGCAACCATAGCAATACCTCGGCGCGAGACGAGATTTTGGTAGGTTTGGGGTATGTCCGAGGAAGTGATCTATCAGAAGGGCATCACTTCTATCGGCGTAATGTGGATGGAATTCGCACGCATAAGCTCCACGCCTGTACCCGTGGCCACTTTACGATCACTCAGATGCTGGGGTTCAGAGATTTGCTCAGGCGTGACGCTTCGATCCGCCAGCAGTATGAAGCGCTAAAGCTACAACTAGAGGCGAGCAATACGGGCGGGATGGGTGAATACTTGGAGAAAAAGTCTCCATTTGTGATTGCAGCACTACGTCGCGCCGGTATATCAACTCCTGAGTGA
- a CDS encoding MerR family transcriptional regulator, whose translation MYIGKAAQLSGTTVKTIRHYEAIGLLPPPERRGQYRVYTQQSVELLTFIKCAQQLGFKLKELQAILLGHHGADLPLELAGKAITDKKREVLGQITGLQQIYAGLEAFEASLEGAKYQCGLERLA comes from the coding sequence ATGTATATCGGCAAAGCCGCGCAACTGTCAGGCACCACGGTAAAGACCATTCGCCACTATGAAGCGATTGGCCTGCTGCCGCCGCCTGAACGCCGAGGGCAGTATCGCGTTTACACCCAGCAGAGTGTCGAACTGCTGACGTTCATCAAGTGTGCGCAGCAGTTGGGTTTCAAGCTCAAAGAACTGCAGGCGATTCTGCTGGGGCATCACGGCGCTGATCTGCCGTTGGAATTGGCGGGCAAGGCCATTACCGACAAGAAACGCGAAGTACTCGGGCAAATCACTGGGCTGCAACAGATATATGCGGGGCTCGAGGCGTTTGAAGCGAGCCTTGAAGGTGCGAAGTATCAGTGCGGGCTCGAGCGTCTGGCATAA
- a CDS encoding class-II fumarase/aspartase family protein, protein MSTTVFDSTLFRDMFGTAEMREVFSDKALIERYIEVEVALAKAEAQCGVIPAEAAAQIAELSRYESLDLALMQHETEIVGYPILPLVEQLSKLCGEAGRYVHWGATTQDIMDTAVVLQVRSALVIVERDVQAVRGLLAELAQRYRDTPMAGRTHLQHALPITFGYKCAVWLSMFDRHAERLVELRPRVEVGQFAGAAGTLASLGDKGLHVQAALMAELGLGVPQATWHVARDGFAETLNFLGLVTASLGKVALDIMMMMTSELGEAYEPFVKGRGASSTMPQKRNPISCELMYAAAKGVRQQAGLMLDAMIQDFERSTGPWQAEWIAIPEAFALSAASLGQARFMLAGLDVRTERMRKNLDMTQGLIVAEAVMMGLAPALGRQVAHDVVYSACRRANDEGISLFEALQAQGEATERLDLASLEGLCDPSNYLGLAPQMVDLALSQPGSVAR, encoded by the coding sequence ATGTCCACTACCGTTTTCGATTCCACCTTGTTCCGCGATATGTTCGGCACCGCCGAAATGCGTGAAGTGTTTTCCGACAAAGCGCTGATCGAGCGTTACATCGAGGTCGAAGTGGCCCTGGCCAAGGCCGAAGCGCAGTGCGGGGTGATTCCTGCCGAGGCCGCCGCGCAGATCGCCGAGCTGTCGCGCTACGAGTCGCTGGATCTGGCGCTGATGCAGCATGAAACCGAAATCGTCGGCTATCCGATCCTGCCGCTGGTCGAGCAGCTGTCCAAGCTGTGCGGCGAAGCGGGCCGCTACGTGCATTGGGGTGCCACCACCCAGGACATCATGGACACCGCTGTGGTGTTGCAGGTGCGCAGCGCGCTGGTCATCGTCGAGCGCGACGTGCAAGCCGTGCGCGGCCTGTTGGCCGAGCTGGCGCAGCGCTATCGCGACACGCCCATGGCAGGCCGCACGCACTTGCAGCATGCCTTGCCGATCACCTTCGGCTACAAGTGCGCGGTGTGGCTGAGCATGTTCGACCGCCACGCCGAGCGTTTGGTCGAGCTGCGTCCCCGGGTTGAGGTCGGCCAGTTCGCCGGCGCCGCAGGCACCCTGGCATCGCTCGGCGATAAAGGCCTGCACGTGCAGGCCGCGCTGATGGCCGAACTCGGCCTGGGCGTACCGCAAGCCACCTGGCACGTGGCCCGTGACGGCTTTGCCGAAACCCTGAATTTCCTCGGCCTGGTCACCGCCTCGCTGGGCAAGGTGGCGCTGGACATCATGATGATGATGACTAGCGAGCTGGGCGAGGCCTACGAGCCGTTCGTCAAAGGTCGTGGCGCCAGCAGCACCATGCCGCAGAAGCGCAACCCGATTTCCTGCGAACTGATGTACGCCGCAGCCAAAGGGGTACGCCAGCAGGCCGGGCTGATGCTCGATGCGATGATTCAGGACTTCGAACGCTCCACCGGTCCCTGGCAGGCAGAATGGATCGCCATCCCTGAAGCCTTCGCCCTGTCTGCCGCCTCGCTGGGCCAGGCGCGCTTCATGCTCGCCGGCCTGGATGTGCGCACCGAGCGCATGCGCAAGAACCTCGACATGACCCAGGGCCTGATCGTCGCAGAGGCGGTGATGATGGGCCTGGCGCCGGCACTGGGCCGCCAGGTGGCGCACGACGTGGTGTACAGCGCCTGCCGCCGCGCCAACGACGAAGGCATCAGCCTGTTCGAAGCGCTGCAGGCGCAAGGCGAGGCCACCGAGCGTCTGGATCTGGCCAGCCTCGAAGGGCTGTGCGACCCGAGCAACTACCTGGGCCTGGCCCCGCAGATGGTCGACCTGGCGCTTTCGCAGCCCGGCAGCGTCGCCCGCTGA
- a CDS encoding NAD(P)H-dependent oxidoreductase — MSKRVLVVLGHPSGESFCAALTEAYVEAASGAGHDVRVLRLDALSFDPVLRSGYRQVQPLEPELLGAQADITWAEHLVFIYPIWWGGIPALMKGFFDRVFLPGFAFRYRAGKAFPEQLLKGRTAHLLVTMDTPPWYYRWVYRMPGIHQVRKTTLQFCGIRPLRTLMFGPVLGSSAQRREAWLERARGIAV, encoded by the coding sequence ATGAGCAAACGAGTACTTGTGGTGCTGGGGCACCCGTCGGGCGAGAGTTTCTGCGCAGCGCTGACCGAGGCTTATGTCGAGGCGGCCAGCGGTGCCGGCCATGATGTGAGGGTGTTACGACTTGATGCGTTGAGTTTCGACCCGGTGTTGCGCAGCGGCTACCGGCAAGTCCAGCCACTGGAACCCGAGCTGCTCGGGGCCCAGGCCGATATCACCTGGGCCGAGCATCTGGTGTTCATCTACCCCATTTGGTGGGGCGGTATCCCGGCGTTGATGAAAGGCTTTTTCGACCGTGTGTTCCTGCCCGGTTTCGCGTTTCGCTACAGGGCAGGCAAGGCGTTCCCCGAGCAACTGCTCAAAGGCCGAACGGCGCATCTGCTGGTGACGATGGATACACCGCCGTGGTACTACCGCTGGGTGTATCGCATGCCTGGCATTCATCAGGTGCGCAAGACTACCTTGCAGTTCTGCGGTATCCGGCCACTGCGTACGTTGATGTTCGGGCCGGTGCTCGGCTCCAGTGCTCAGCGGCGCGAAGCCTGGCTCGAACGGGCACGCGGCATTGCCGTCTGA
- a CDS encoding LrgB family protein: MNDSLISLLFLLATLGLFYGNQAVYKRHPRVWLTPAILTSVLLIALVEATSSSYPLYFQDTRWLVWLLGPATVAFALPIYNNRRIVRRYWMALLAGSVASIVVSVGVTLLAARALGLDQAITRSLLSRSVSTPFALEATAHLGGTAQLTGLFVVITGLFGIVLGEMILTLMPLRTRLAKGAPLGSAAHGFGMSIARGLGPEEGAVASLTMIFSGVLMVLAAPVIAWAVA, encoded by the coding sequence ATGAACGACTCGCTGATCTCCCTGCTGTTTCTGCTGGCGACCCTGGGGCTGTTCTATGGCAACCAGGCTGTCTACAAGCGCCATCCGCGGGTATGGCTGACCCCGGCCATCCTCACCTCGGTGCTGCTGATCGCACTGGTCGAGGCCACCTCGTCGAGCTACCCGCTGTACTTCCAGGACACCCGCTGGCTGGTGTGGCTGCTGGGTCCTGCGACGGTCGCTTTCGCCCTGCCGATCTACAACAACCGGCGCATCGTGCGCAGGTACTGGATGGCGCTGCTGGCCGGCAGTGTGGCGAGCATCGTGGTGTCGGTCGGCGTGACCCTGCTGGCTGCCCGTGCGCTGGGCCTGGACCAGGCCATCACCCGCAGTTTGCTGTCACGCTCGGTGTCCACGCCATTCGCCCTGGAGGCCACCGCGCACCTGGGCGGAACCGCGCAGCTGACCGGCCTGTTCGTGGTCATCACCGGCCTGTTCGGCATCGTCTTGGGGGAAATGATCCTGACCTTGATGCCGCTGCGCACCCGCCTTGCCAAAGGCGCGCCGCTGGGCAGCGCGGCCCACGGTTTTGGCATGAGCATCGCCCGCGGCCTGGGGCCGGAGGAGGGCGCGGTGGCGAGCCTGACGATGATCTTCAGTGGCGTGCTGATGGTGCTGGCCGCGCCGGTGATTGCTTGGGCGGTGGCGTGA